The following nucleotide sequence is from Paucidesulfovibrio longus DSM 6739.
CTGACCCTGAACGCGGCGCTGCGCTTCAAGGACGACGAATTCACGGTCCATTCCGTGGATACGGGCGTGCCCCACGCCGTGGTGCTGGTGAAAAACGCCGCCGCAGTGGACGTGCAGACCATCGGTTCGGTGATCCGCTTCCACGAGCATTTTCAGCCCGCCGGAACCAACGTCAACTTCGTGCAGGTCACCGGCCCGGATTCGCTGATCTGCCGCACCTACGAGCGCGGCGTGGAAGCCGAGACCTACGCCTGCGGCACCGGGGCTGTGGCCTCCCAGGTCGTCGCCAACAGCCTGGGGCTGACTGGGCCGGAAGTCAAAGTGACCACGTCCGGGGGCGAAATTCTCGGCGTGATCCTCGAAGACGGCAAGCCGTACCTGCAAGGCGCGGCCACCCTCGTCTTCACCGGAACGCTGAATCTGGACGCGCTGGGATTGAGCCTCTAGGCTGGGGACTTCCGCAGCCGCATGCAAACGCATTTTGCCCCGGAAGCCGAGCGACGCATCGGCTTCCGGGGCGGCTGTTTTTCGGGCGCCGAGGTCCGGCTCACCCGGCCCTGGCGGACCAGGCGCGGATTCTCGCTCGCTCCTCTGCGGAAATGCAGAGCGTGCGCAAAAAACGTTCGTGCTGTTCCGGAGAGCTGCGCTCAAAGGTGCGGTGCCAGGCGTCCATGTCCTCCTCGCTGAACCCGGAGTCGGCGAGCAGGCGCACCCAGGCCTCCTTGTCCAGAACGCCGTCCTCCGGCAGCTTGCCGCTGCCGAGCAGCCGCAGAACCAGACGCTGCTGATCGCGCAGGGCGCGGATTTCCGCGGAAAGCTCCTCCAGGCGGGATTCCAGCGCCTGGGCCACGCGGTTGTGCGGCGCGTCGAGCACTTCCGCGATTTCCGCAAGGGGCATCCCGGCCGAACGGTAGGTCAGGATCTGTTCCAGCCGGGCCGCGTCCGCGTCGGAGTATTCGCGGTACTCCCCCGGCGCGTGCGCCGAGGGCCGGAGCAGCCCGATGCGGTCGTAGTAGAGCAGCGCGCTGCGCGAAAGCCCGTACCGTTTCGCCAATCTTCCCACCGTGTACATGAACGCCCCTCCTTCGAATCCGGCGCAGCCGC
It contains:
- the dapF gene encoding diaminopimelate epimerase, which codes for MRLMGQTVPFFKMQGCGNDFVAIDNREVRVPESVMSAWAKKVCARAFGVAADGIFFLENAPKGSGLDYRWHFYNNDGSRAEMCGNASRCAAKLAHAVGLAPEEHVFGTDAGPIKAQVFTEGENAGLVRVQLTKPKKLTLNAALRFKDDEFTVHSVDTGVPHAVVLVKNAAAVDVQTIGSVIRFHEHFQPAGTNVNFVQVTGPDSLICRTYERGVEAETYACGTGAVASQVVANSLGLTGPEVKVTTSGGEILGVILEDGKPYLQGAATLVFTGTLNLDALGLSL
- a CDS encoding MerR family transcriptional regulator; this encodes MYTVGRLAKRYGLSRSALLYYDRIGLLRPSAHAPGEYREYSDADAARLEQILTYRSAGMPLAEIAEVLDAPHNRVAQALESRLEELSAEIRALRDQQRLVLRLLGSGKLPEDGVLDKEAWVRLLADSGFSEEDMDAWHRTFERSSPEQHERFLRTLCISAEERARIRAWSARAG